The genomic DNA TTTACCCAGAGATTAACATTGACCAAGTTAAAAAAATTAACGGTATGGATATTACATTTGTAACATCTGCAAATACTGATAAGGAAGCGAAGTCATTGTTAGGCGAATTAGGTTTACCATTCAAAAAAAATTAAGAAATGGCTAAAGAATCAATGAAAGCGCGTGAGCGCAAGAGAGAACGTACTGTAGCAAAGTATGCTGAAAAAAGAAAAGCTTTAAAAGAAGCTGGAGATTATGAAGCATTACAGAAATTACCAAAAAATGCATCACCAGTAAGATTACATAACAGATGTAAATTAACTGGACGTCCAAAAGGATATATGAGACAATTTGGTTTATCTCGTGTTACGTTTAGAGAAATGGCAAATCAAGGATTAATACCAGGAGTAAAAAAAGCTTCTTGGTAGAAATTTAAAATAAAGCTAATAATTAAAAATAGAATGTGTACATTTGCACGCTCTATTTTTTTTGAGTATAAGAATTTTAACTGATTATAGGTTCAATTATCACAGAGAAATCTGTAGCATAAATAGAGATAATTGAAAACCGTAATCGCAATATAAATAAGTATGTATACAGATCCAATCGCGGATTTTCTTACTAGAGTAAGAAATGCAATCGCTGCAGGACACAGAGTAGTGGAAATTCCAGCTTCAAACTTGAAGAAGGAAATGACTAAAATTTTGTTTGATCAAGGATTTATTTTAAGTTACCAGTTCAATGACGATAAAGTTCAAGGGACTATTAAGATAGCTTTAAAGTATGAAAGAGAAACAAAAGAGTCAGTAATTAGAAAAATTCAACGAATTAGTACACCTGGTTTACGTAAATATGTTGGCTCTACAGAGATGCCAAGAGTATTAAACGGATTAGGAATTGCTATTGTTTCAACATCGAAAGGTGTGATGACAAACAAAAAAGCACGTCTTGAAAATGTTGGAGGAGAAGTTTTATGTTATGTTTATTAATTTTTAGGAAATGAGTAGAATAGGAAAAAATCCCGTTAGCATTTCACAAGGTGTAGATGTAAACATAAAAGACAATGTTGTAACCGTTAAAGGAAAATTAGGAGAGTTAACTCAAACAATTTCTGATGGTATTACAGTAAAAATAGAGGATGGTATTATCACTTTAGATAGAGCTTCCGAAAGTAAAAACCATAAAGCACAACATGGTTTAATGAGAGCTTTGATCAATAATATGATTGAAGGTGTAAGTAAAGGCTGGACTAAAGATTTAGAGTTGGTTGGTGTTGGTTATAGAGCATCAAATCAAGGACAAAAATTAGATTTAGCTTTAGGTTTCTCTCATAATATTGTTTTAGAAATAGCTCCAGAAGTAAAAGTTGAAACAGTATCTGAGAAAGGGAAAAACCCGATCATTAAATTATCTTCATTTGACAAACAGTTAGTTGGTCAAATAGCTGCAAAGATTCGTTCTTTCAGAGCACCAGAGCCTTATAAAGGGAAAGGTGTGAAGTTTGTTGGTGAATTATTAAGAAGAAAAGCAGGTAAATCTGCATAATAATATAGCAATATGGCATTATCAAAGCTACAAAGAAGAGCTAGAATTAAACGTAGAATCAGAAAAATTATTTCTGGTACTGCTACTAAACCAAGGTTATCGGTTTATAGAAGTAATAAAGAAATTTACGCTCAAATAGTTGACGACGTTAATGGAGTAACATTAGCTTCAGCTTCATCTAGAGATAAAGATATAAAAGCAAGTTCTAAAATCGAAGCAGCTACAGCAGTAGGTAAAGCGATTGCAGAAAAAGCTACAAAAGCAGGGTTAGAGAAAGTTGCTTTCGATAGAAATGGTTATTTATACCATGGTAGAGTTAAAGTATTAGCAGAAGCTGCAAGAGAATCTGGTTTAAAATTTTAAGAAATTATGCAAGGTTATAAAAACGTAGAAAGAGTTAAGCCAAGTGGGTTAGAGCTTGTAGATAAATTAGTAGGTGTACAACGTGTTACCAAAGTTACAAAAGGTGGTAGAGCATTTGGTTTCTCTGCAATTGTTGTTGTAGGAGATGGTAACGGTGTTGTTGGTCATGGATTAGGTAAATCTAAAGATGTTGCTTCAGCAATTGCAAAAGCAATTGAAGACGCAAAGAAAAATTTAGTAAGAATACCTATTTTAGAAGGAACATTACCTCATGAGCAAAAAGGTAAGTTTGGTGGAGCAAAAATATTCATTAAACCTGCCTCTCCTGGTACAGGAGTTATTGCCGGTGGTGCTGTTCGTATAGTATTAGAATCTGTTGGAATTCATGATGTATTATCTAAATCTCAAGGTTCTTCTAATCCTCACAATGCAGTGAAAGCTACTTTTAATGCATTATTACAATTGCGTAGTGCAACTGCAATAGCAAAACAAAGAGGTATTTCTTTAGAAAAAGTATTTAACGGATAAATCTAAGAACGATGACAAGAATCAAAGTTACACAAGTAAAAAGTCAAATCGGGCGTCTACAGAGTCAAAAAAGAACTTTAGAAGCATTAGGTTTACGTAAAATGAACCAGACTGTAGAACATGAGGCAACTCCTTCTATAGTAGGTATGGTAAATACAATTAAACACTTAGTTTCTTTCGAAGAAATTAAATAAGATTTATAAAAAAATGAGTTTACACAATTTAACACCAGCAGAAGGTTCCATTAAAAAAGGAAAAAGAATTGCAAGAGGTGAAGGATCTGGAAAAGGTGGTACCGCTACAAGAGGTCACAATGGACAGAAATCTCGTTCTGGTTATTCTAAAAAGATTGGATTTGAAGGAGGACAAATGCCGCTTCAAAGACGTGTACCTAAATTTGGTTTCACAAACATAAACCGTAAGGAATATCAAGGAATCAACTTAGATAAATTACAATCTTTAGTAGACAGTGGAAAAATAACAGATACAGTAAGTTTAGATATTTTAATAGCTAATAGATTAGCAGGCAAGAATGACCTAGTTAAAATATTAGGTAACGGAGAGTTAAAAGCTAAATTAAATATAACTGTACATAAATTTACAGCAACAGCAAAAGCAGCTATCGAAGCAGCTGGAGGTGAGGTTGTTACTTTATAAGAACACGTAAATGATGAAATTTATTAATACGCTAAAAGATATTTTCAAAATTGAAGAATTAAAGAACAAAATTCTTCTTACTATCGGTTTAATTGCGGTATACCGTTTTATGGCTTCTGTTCCATTACCTGGAATAGATCCATTACAGTTATCTGCTTTAAAAGAGAGTACATCTGGAGGTCTTTTAGGATTATTGAATGCATTTACAGGTGGGGCATTTGCTAGGGCGTCAGTAATGGCACTTGGTATAATGCCATACATTTCTGCATCTATTGTGGTTCAGTTAATGGGAATTGCGGTTCCTTATTTACAAAAGCTACAGAAAGATGGAGAAAGTGGTAGAAAGAAAATTACACAAATTACAAGATGGTTAACAATAGTTATTACTTTGGTGCAAGCACCAACTTATATTACAGCTATTAAAACCCAATTTAACTTACCACCAGAAGCTTTCTTAGTAAGTGGTATCACTTTTTGGATTTCTTCAATCATTATCTTAACTGCAGGAACAATTTTTGCAATGTGGTTAGGTGAGCGTATTACAGATAAAGGAGTTGGTAATGGTATATCCTTACTAATTACTGTAGGTATTATCGCTAATTTTCCAGCAGCATTTTTGCAAGAATTTGTTTCTAAAACAACAAATGCTGGTGCGGGAGGTATTATGATGGTTTTAATTGAAATTATCGTTTGGTTTGTAGTAATTTTATTAACTGTCTTATTGGTAACTGCTGTTCGTAAAATTGCAGTACAATATGCAAGAAGAACAGTTGCAGGTAATACACAAAATGTGGCAGGTTCAAGAGATTACATTCCTTTGAAGTTGAATGCAGCAGGTGTTATGCCAATTATATTTGCACAAGCAATAATGTTTTTACCTTTAGCTTTAGGGCAAAAGTTTCCTGCATTAGTTGGTTTAACAGACCCTAATGGTTGGCAGTATAATGTTATTTTTGCATTGTTAATTATCATTTTTAGTTATTTCTATACAGCAATTACAATTCCAACGAATAAGATGGCTGAAGATTTAAAAAGAAGTGGTGGTTTTATACCTGGAATTAGACCCGGTAAGGATACTGCAGATAGATTAGATAGTGTATTATCTAGAATAACGTTCCCAGGATCATTATTCTTAGCTGCATTGTCAATTTTACCAGCAATTGTAGTTCAGTTTGGAGTGCAACAAGGTTGGGCAATGTTTTACGGAGGTACATCATTAATCATTATGGTAGGTGTAGCAATTGATACAATGCAACAAATAAATTCGTATTTACTAAACAATCATTATGATGGTTTAATGAAAGCGGGAAACAGCAATAGAAAATCGAATAAATAATATGGCTAAGCAATCAGCAATTCAACAAGACGGAACAATTACAGAAGCATTATCAAATGCCATGTTTCGTGTGGAATTAGAAAATGGACATATTGTAACGGCACACATTTCAGGTAAAATGCGTATGCATTATATCAAATTATTACCAGGAGATAAGGTGAAACTAGAAATGAGTCCATACGATTTATCAAAAGCAAGAATTACTTACAGATACTAAAAACAAAACGAAACAGATGAAAGTTAGAGCATCAGTTAAAAAGAGAAGTGCCGACTGCAAAATAGTTCGCAGAAAAGGTAGATTATACGTAATTAATAAACAAAATCCTAGATTTAAACAAAGACAAGGGTAATGGCAAGAATAGCAGGTATTGATATTCCAAAGAATAAAAGAGGGGTTATTGCTTTAACTTACATCTTTGGTATTGGAAGCAGCAGAGCTAAAAAAGTTTTAGCAGAAGCAAAAGTAGACGAGAGTATTAAAGTTCAAGATTGGACGGATGATCAGATCGCTGCAATTAGAGAACAAGTTGGATCTTTTACAATCGAAGGAGAATTACGTTCTGAAGTTCAGGTAAACATCAAACGTTTGATGGATATCGGTTGTCAAAGAGGAATTCGTCATAGACTTGGCCTTCCTTTAAGAGGACAAAGAACTAAGAACAATTCTCGTACAAGAAAAGGTAAGAGAAAAACTGTAGCTAACAAGAAAAAATAAGTTAGACAAGTAATAAAGATCTAATAATAGTCTAAATACTATGTAATTAGAAAACTAAATTACTAAAACTGAATAATTATGGCAAAAGCAAGTTCAAAAAAACGTAAAGTAATAATTGAAGCTGTTGGAGAAGCGCATGTAACTGCATCTTTTAACAACATTATTATTTCTTTAACAAATAAAAAAGGTGATGTAATTTCATGGTCATCTGCAGGTAAAATGGGTTTTAGAGGTTCTAAAAAGAATACTCCATATGCAGCTCAATTAGCAGCAGAAGATTGTGCAAACGTTGCTAAAGAAGCAGGTTTACGTAAAGTAAAAGTTTATGTAAAAGGACCAGGAAATGGTAGAGAATCTGCTATAAGGTCTATCCATAATGCAGGTATTGAAGTAACAGAAATTATTGATGTTACGCCAATTCCTCACAATGGATGTCGTCCTCCGAAAAGAAGAAGAGTATAATTAAATATTTTAACTTGATGGGAATCAGATTATCGAAGGAGAAAGCCTTAATTCATAATCCCCATCTATAACACAAAAGAAATGGCAAGATATACAGGACCAAAAACTAAAATTGCTCGTAAGTTTGGTGAAGCGATTTTTGGAGAAGACAAGAACTTCGAAAAAAGAAATTACCCTCCAGGACAGCATGGAAATGCAAGAAGAAGAGGAAAAAAATCTGAATATGCTACTCAGTTAATGGAGAAGCAAAAAGCTAAATATACTTATGGTATTTTAGAACGTCAGTTTAGAAACTTATTTAAAGATGCATCATCTTCTCAAGGGATTACTGGTGAAATCTTATTACAATTATGTGAATCTCGTTTAGATAACGTTGTTTACAGAATGGGAGTTTCTAAATCTAGAAGTGGAGCACGTCAATTAGTTTCTCACAGACATATTACTGTTAACGGAGAATTAGTGAATGTACCATCTTTCAGATTAAAAGAAGGGGACGTTGTTGCTGTAAGAGAGAAATCTAAATCTTTACAGGCTATTGATGATGCATTAGCATCTACAAACAATGTCTTTGAATGGTTAACTTGGAACACAGATAAAAAAGAAGGAACTTTTGTAAAAGTACCTGCTAGATTACAAATTCCAGAAAACATCAAAGAACAATTAATCGTAGAATTATATTCTAAGTAATAAATTAATCATATTGAGATTCAGCCAAAGGGTTTATAAGTGTTTCTTCACACTTATAAACCGCGCAACTGAAACACAATTAAAACGAAGAAAATGGCAATTTTAAATTTTCAAAAGCCCGATAAAGTAATAATGATTGAATCTACTGATTTTTCAGGTAGATTCGAATTCAGACCTCTAGAACCAGGTTTTGGTTTAACTGTAGGAAATGCTTTAAGAAGAGTACTTTTATCTTCTTTAGAGGGATTTGCAATTACATCGTTAAGAGTTGATGGTGTAGAGCATGAATTTTCTACTGTTTCTGGTGTTGTTGAAGACGTTACAGAAATTATCTTAAACTTAAAACAAGTTCGTTTTAAGAAACAAATAGAAGAAACTGATAGAGAGACTGTTTCTATCTCTGTTTCTGGTCAAGAGCAGTTTACTGCTGGAGATTTACAGAAATTTATTTCTGGTTTTCAAGTATTGAATCCAGATTTAGTAATCTGTAATATG from Polaribacter sp. ALD11 includes the following:
- the rplF gene encoding 50S ribosomal protein L6; the protein is MSRIGKNPVSISQGVDVNIKDNVVTVKGKLGELTQTISDGITVKIEDGIITLDRASESKNHKAQHGLMRALINNMIEGVSKGWTKDLELVGVGYRASNQGQKLDLALGFSHNIVLEIAPEVKVETVSEKGKNPIIKLSSFDKQLVGQIAAKIRSFRAPEPYKGKGVKFVGELLRRKAGKSA
- the rpsK gene encoding 30S ribosomal protein S11, producing MAKASSKKRKVIIEAVGEAHVTASFNNIIISLTNKKGDVISWSSAGKMGFRGSKKNTPYAAQLAAEDCANVAKEAGLRKVKVYVKGPGNGRESAIRSIHNAGIEVTEIIDVTPIPHNGCRPPKRRRV
- the rpmD gene encoding 50S ribosomal protein L30; the protein is MTRIKVTQVKSQIGRLQSQKRTLEALGLRKMNQTVEHEATPSIVGMVNTIKHLVSFEEIK
- the infA gene encoding translation initiation factor IF-1 is translated as MAKQSAIQQDGTITEALSNAMFRVELENGHIVTAHISGKMRMHYIKLLPGDKVKLEMSPYDLSKARITYRY
- the rpsD gene encoding 30S ribosomal protein S4, which codes for MARYTGPKTKIARKFGEAIFGEDKNFEKRNYPPGQHGNARRRGKKSEYATQLMEKQKAKYTYGILERQFRNLFKDASSSQGITGEILLQLCESRLDNVVYRMGVSKSRSGARQLVSHRHITVNGELVNVPSFRLKEGDVVAVREKSKSLQAIDDALASTNNVFEWLTWNTDKKEGTFVKVPARLQIPENIKEQLIVELYSK
- the rpsH gene encoding 30S ribosomal protein S8, which encodes MYTDPIADFLTRVRNAIAAGHRVVEIPASNLKKEMTKILFDQGFILSYQFNDDKVQGTIKIALKYERETKESVIRKIQRISTPGLRKYVGSTEMPRVLNGLGIAIVSTSKGVMTNKKARLENVGGEVLCYVY
- the rpsM gene encoding 30S ribosomal protein S13 → MARIAGIDIPKNKRGVIALTYIFGIGSSRAKKVLAEAKVDESIKVQDWTDDQIAAIREQVGSFTIEGELRSEVQVNIKRLMDIGCQRGIRHRLGLPLRGQRTKNNSRTRKGKRKTVANKKK
- the rpsN gene encoding 30S ribosomal protein S14, translated to MAKESMKARERKRERTVAKYAEKRKALKEAGDYEALQKLPKNASPVRLHNRCKLTGRPKGYMRQFGLSRVTFREMANQGLIPGVKKASW
- the secY gene encoding preprotein translocase subunit SecY, with translation MKFINTLKDIFKIEELKNKILLTIGLIAVYRFMASVPLPGIDPLQLSALKESTSGGLLGLLNAFTGGAFARASVMALGIMPYISASIVVQLMGIAVPYLQKLQKDGESGRKKITQITRWLTIVITLVQAPTYITAIKTQFNLPPEAFLVSGITFWISSIIILTAGTIFAMWLGERITDKGVGNGISLLITVGIIANFPAAFLQEFVSKTTNAGAGGIMMVLIEIIVWFVVILLTVLLVTAVRKIAVQYARRTVAGNTQNVAGSRDYIPLKLNAAGVMPIIFAQAIMFLPLALGQKFPALVGLTDPNGWQYNVIFALLIIIFSYFYTAITIPTNKMAEDLKRSGGFIPGIRPGKDTADRLDSVLSRITFPGSLFLAALSILPAIVVQFGVQQGWAMFYGGTSLIIMVGVAIDTMQQINSYLLNNHYDGLMKAGNSNRKSNK
- the rplR gene encoding 50S ribosomal protein L18, encoding MALSKLQRRARIKRRIRKIISGTATKPRLSVYRSNKEIYAQIVDDVNGVTLASASSRDKDIKASSKIEAATAVGKAIAEKATKAGLEKVAFDRNGYLYHGRVKVLAEAARESGLKF
- the rpsE gene encoding 30S ribosomal protein S5; translated protein: MMQGYKNVERVKPSGLELVDKLVGVQRVTKVTKGGRAFGFSAIVVVGDGNGVVGHGLGKSKDVASAIAKAIEDAKKNLVRIPILEGTLPHEQKGKFGGAKIFIKPASPGTGVIAGGAVRIVLESVGIHDVLSKSQGSSNPHNAVKATFNALLQLRSATAIAKQRGISLEKVFNG
- the ykgO gene encoding type B 50S ribosomal protein L36 — encoded protein: MKVRASVKKRSADCKIVRRKGRLYVINKQNPRFKQRQG
- the rplO gene encoding 50S ribosomal protein L15, yielding MSLHNLTPAEGSIKKGKRIARGEGSGKGGTATRGHNGQKSRSGYSKKIGFEGGQMPLQRRVPKFGFTNINRKEYQGINLDKLQSLVDSGKITDTVSLDILIANRLAGKNDLVKILGNGELKAKLNITVHKFTATAKAAIEAAGGEVVTL